A region from the Fusarium musae strain F31 chromosome 1, whole genome shotgun sequence genome encodes:
- a CDS encoding hypothetical protein (EggNog:ENOG41), whose protein sequence is MSSPNNKSPANGDAGAADEKPRLTEEEKKQNHIASEQKRRQAIREGFDRLTELVPGLEGQGRSEGLVLKRTVDYMREQLSERKAMVDRIEQAGGDVDEKHKRALYEQATNPGRTRG, encoded by the exons ATGTCGTCTCCGAATAACAAGTCTCCCGCCAATGGCGATGCCGGTGCGGCCGATGAGAAACCACGACTTactgaggaggaaaagaagcaaaacCATATCGCATCTG AGCAGAAGCGACGACAAGCGATTCGTGAAGGCTTCGACCGCTTAACCGAACTGGTGCCTGGCTTAGAAGGACAGGGGAGATCCGAAGGCCTGGTTCTGAAGCGGACGGTTGACTATATGCGTGAGCAGCTCTCAGAGAGGAAGGCCATGGTTGATCGCATTGAACAGGCTGGCGgtgatgtcgatgagaaACACAAGAG GGCCCTATATGAACAGGCGACGAACCCAGGTCGTACTAGGGGATGA
- a CDS encoding hypothetical protein (EggNog:ENOG41) — MKLNIGLSAAFAGIAAASQQPTADGTKVYILRGSHHIEPTTSITPSEARLILYQRLAPEGQDFSFRDLTASDDEERVVSLMNKYGKASAPLLSDEKTATPRQLAITIDGMPSFEYESFFGWLFNTQPDFTTDISKENGEHPEVFVNVLAKMPECPLSQIAALDEKCFNGQSAYASYSRSQDGDHPTTLLNELPKLQKLAESGELQTILVFLPIGVDSEDKSDKDQELRRRQAETVISSIEETAESPAETSTTPAKPSNPIKAVCFTSEDSCMEATGNCTGHGKCLNKYGKSKDSCFVCHCQVTKSESGSVTHWGGSMCQKQDISVQFWLFAGFTIALLTILYMAIGMLFSVGEEKLPGVIGAGVSRSK, encoded by the exons ATGAAGCTCAACATTGGGCTCAGTGCAGCCTTTGCAGGCATTGCTGCTGCATCTCAACAACCCACCGCTGACGGTACCAAAGTTTACATCCTCCGAGGATCCCATCACATCGAGCCTACGACGAGCATCACCCCCAGCGAAGCCCGTCTCATCCTGTACCAGCGCCTCGCCCCCGAGGGACAGGACTTTTCATTTCGCGATCTCACAGCctccgacgatgaagagcgTGTCGTTTCTTTAATGAACAAATATGGAAAGGCCTCTGCGCCATTGCTTTCCGATGAGAAGACCGCGACGCCGCGCCAGCTCGCTATTACCATTGACGGAATGCCCTCCTTCGAATACGAATCGTTCTTTGGCTGGCTTTTTAACACACAGCCCGACTTCACCACGGATATTAGTAAGGAGAATGGCGAGCATCCCGAGGTCTTTGTAAATGTCCTCGCCAAGATGCCCGAGTGTCCCCTGAGCCAGATTGCTGCCTTGGACGAGAAGTGTTTCAACGGTCAATCTGCTTATGCGTCATACAGCAGATCTCAG GATGGTGATCACCCCACTACCCTACTAAATGAGCTTCCCAAGCTTCAAAAACTCGCCGAGTCAGGCGAACTACAGACCATCCTGGTTTTCCTGCCCATCGGCGTCGACTCTGAGGATAAGTCCGACAAGGATCAAGAGCTTCGACGTCGACAGGCTGAGACCGTTATCTCGTCTATCGAGGAGACAGCCGAGTCACCGGCCGAAACCTCTACCACACCCGCGAAGCCTTCGAACCCCATTAAAGCTGTATGCTTCACCTCAGAGGATAGCTGCATGGAAGCTACGGGCAACTGCACAGGTCACGGAAAGTGCCTGAACAAATACGGCAAAAGCAAGGACTCTTGTTTCGTCTGCCACTGCCAAGTTACCAAGTCCGAGAGTGGCAGTGTCACTCACTGGGGTGGTAGCATGTGCCAGAAGCAGGATATCAGTGTCCAGTTCTGGCTCTTCGCTGGCTTCACCATTGCCCTCCTTACCATTCTGTACATGGCCATTGGCATGCTCTTCAGCGTTGGTGAGGAGAAGCTTCCTGGAGTAATTGGCGCTGGTGTGTCGAGGTCCAAGTAA
- a CDS encoding hypothetical protein (EggNog:ENOG41~BUSCO:EOG092643IE): protein MADTPSEPPPDYEKSTATQSTPQRPLRKGPIPLDLPILKHLNGKRVILASASPRRKALLQQFGLTNLEILPSTKPENLDKAALGPYEYVAATAHQKCMDVYTTALEVHLKSIPDPDLVIAADTVIVTKDGRILEKPRSEADHIRMLKHLRDQRMHKVLTSIVVIAPREDARHPGYVIDTYTEETKVYFLSESDGLPDDVIEAYVKTREGADKAGGYAVQGVGGMLLVEKLDGCVDNVVGLPVRKCMAMAEKVIFRQEEEDFEGEGEEED from the exons ATGGCTGACACACCAAGCGAACCACCTCCTGACTATGAAAAGTCGACCGCCACCCAGAGCACCCCTCAGCGGCCCTTACGGAAAGGTCCTATACCGCTAGATCTCCCAATTCTGAAGCACCTCAACGGCAAGAGAGTGATTCTTGCATCTGCCTCACCACGAAGAAAGGCATTGCTCCAACAG TTTGGCCTCACAAACCTCGAGATTCTCCCATCCACCAAACCCGAGAATCTCGATAAGGCTGCACTAGGTCCTTACGAGTATGTAGCTGCAACTGCTCACCAAAAGTGTATGGACGTTTATACTACCGCACTTGAAGTTCATCTGAAATCTATACCGGATCCTGATCTCGTCATTGCTGCGGACACTGTTATCGTTACCAAAGATGGTCGGATCCTGGAGAAGCCTCGAAGTGAAGCTGATCACATTCGCATGCTAAAGCATCTGCGGGACCAGAGAATGCACAAGGTCTTGACATCGATTGTAGTAATCGCTCCAAGAGAAGACGCGAGACATCCGGGCTATGTCATCGACACCTACACAGAAGAGACCAAGGTGTACTTCTTGAGTGAATCTGATGGTCTTCCTGATGATGTGATTGAAGCATATGTCAAGACTCGTGAGGGTGCGGATAAGGCTGGTGGCTACGCTGTTCAAGGCGTGGGCGGCATGTTacttgttgagaagcttgacggATGTGTCGACAACGTTGTTGGACTTCCAGTGAGAAAATGCATGGCTATGGCGGAGAAGGTCATATTCAGacaggaagaggaggactttgagggtgaaggcgaggaagaggattaG
- a CDS encoding hypothetical protein (EggNog:ENOG41), giving the protein MESKRKANGTAAVDNDDRGSKRRRLTGDFDLSKGESRESTTTYGLSFLEHIRKTADKAGRLVATNFEELPPREENADYYEQTRMPISLSMIEQKLNDGEFKNLSELEGYFKRMISNAKEFYPRGTEIFEDAERLRKAVSNYMTKKNPAYHVRGYQAVPTPFPDDDEEDEDNEDEEMNDNDNEDEDEPEEEKEDEDEEDEEEEEEAPSSRRRTITLKRRTPGRTPVRRASTRSKETPRPAVQAAKPDHVYEDVPYKGLTFQQAQEKLIEELIRREDPGYDGPYFEAFINLPPRSLKEYFKVISDPMSIRKLQKAVKGFHGRGGSTGVSDFKSWAAFEEKAKLLWTNAYFYNEEGSEIYLVAQDLEKFFYDQLKQAQAVVTEPAQPKIKLKVGGSSETPTPGPKKITIHVGGQRDSADLPASAQSKMALTNGQTVNGTARTSTPAQAVNPQLEKARSTSLSAVPSPSPSVQSAALKADEASRASPAVASQPPSAAPSQATPAVPAAAPVAVPAPVPVAPPQPITNPLVNGYMDQKHPRRAGKGIDDALIESMKIQVHPTLQSHSPILATIRPNPKEMEQSATLNLPPHLTRILAVTAIPSHLQNRQYSLWTLVNKQPLKPIHHQAPGQQPHERAFEAMLHPGLNVLESHLIAAIPRNERVLGGPEVELEVFTISINVLRN; this is encoded by the exons ATGGAGAGCAAACGCAAGGCCAATGGTACTGCAGCGGTCGACAACGACGATAGAGGCTCTAAGCGTCGCAGACTTACT GGCGATTTCGATCTTTCCAAAGGCGAATCTCGAGAATCGACAACTACATATGGCCTGTCATTCCTAGAACATATTCGAAAAACTGCCGACAAAGC TGGGCGTCTTGTCGCAACCAATTTCGAAGAACTTCCACCCCGCGAAGAAAATGCAGACTATTACGAACAAACACGCATGCCCATCTCATTGTCCATGATCGAGCAGAAACTAAACGATGGCGAATTCAAGAACTTGTCTGAGCTTGAGGGCTACTTCAAGCGCATGATCAGCAACGCGAAGGAGTTCTACCCCCGGGGAACCGAGATATTCGAAGATGCGGAACGATTAAGAAAGGCTGTCAGCAATTACATGACCAAGAAAAATCCGGCATATCATGTCAGAGGTTATCAGGCTGTGCCGACCCCGTTCccggatgatgacgaggaggacgaggacaacgaggacgaagaaatgaacgacaacgacaacgaagacgaagatgagcccgaggaagaaaaagaagacgaggatgaagaggacgaggaagaggaagaagaggcgcCAAGCTCTCGTAGACGAACCATTACACTCAAGCGGAGAACACCTGGTCGTACACCTGTTCGAAGGGCGTCCACTCGAAGCAAAGAGACCCCGAGGCCAGCAGTGCAAGCCGCAAAGCCAGACCACGTCTACGAAGATGTACCCTACAAGGGGTTGACATTTCAGCAAGCCCAGGAAAAGCTCATTGAGGAGCTCATCCGACGCGAAGACCCTGGATACGATGGCCCTTACTTCGAGGCCTTCATTAACCTACCACCTCGGTCTCTCAAGGAGTATTTCAAGGTTATCAGTGACCCCATGTCGATCCGAAAACTGCAGAAGGCAGTCAAGGGTTTCCACGGCCGTGGTGGCTCAACTGGAGTTAGCGATTTCAAGTCGTGGGCTGCTTTTGAGGAGAAGGCAAAGCTATTGTGGACCAACGCGTACTTTTACAATGAAGAGGGTAGTGAGATTTACTTGGTTGCGCAGGATCTCGAG AAATTCTTTTATGATCAGTTAAAACAAGCACAAGCCGTTGTGACTGAACCTGCTCAACCGAAGATTAAACTAAAGGTTGGCGGATCCAGTGAGACGCCTACACCCGGACCGAAGAAGATCACCATCCATGTTGGAGGTCAACGAGATTCCGCGGATTTACCAGCGTCAGCTCAGTCGAAGATGGCCTTGACAAATGGTCAGACTGTGAACGGGACGGCACGCACTTCAACGCCTGCTCAAGCTGTCAACCCTCAGTTGGAAAAGGCTAGAAGCACATCGTTATCTGCCGTGCCATCTCCTAGTCCTTCTGTACAGAGTGCTGCTCTCAAGGCGGATGAGGCCTCAAGGGCATCACCAGCAGTTGCGTCACAACCGCCTAGCGCTGCACCTAGCCAAGCGACTCCTGCGGTTCCTGCGGCTGCTCCCGTTGCTGTACCTGCTCCTGTACCTGTGGCGCCGCCCCAACCGATCACCAATCCGCTTGTTAATGGGTATATGGACCAGAAGCATCCTCGTCGCGCCGGCAAAG GTATCGACGATGCTCTTATTGAGAGTATGAAGATTCAGGTTCACCCCACTCTTCAATCACACAGTCCTATACTGGCAACCATCAGACCCAACCCTAAGGAGATGGAACAGTCTGCCACTCTCAACCTGCCACCTCATCTCACCCGTATTCTTGCCGTCACCGCAATACCCAGCCATTTACAGAATAGACAATACAGCCTATGGACACTGGTCAACAAGCAACCGCTTAAGCCCATTCATCACCAAGCTCCTGGCCAGCAACCCCATGAGCGCGCTTTTGAGGCAATGCTGCACCCAGGGCTCAACGTACTCGAGTCACATCTCATCGCTGCCATTCCACGAAATGAGCGTGTTTTAGGCGGCCCGGAGGTTGAGTTAGAAGTTTTTACCATCTCGATCAACGTCCTGAGGAATTAA
- a CDS encoding hypothetical protein (EggNog:ENOG41), producing MTRFQTQRIVASQSRPLNRRISFLPWRQRQSNPIPVYFSKPNPSTIANGVNSVYHGSANQAGSEEAKRRLRKAKWILFRYRLRRAIFTTIVLYACWQIFIAVVFDPIFDWADAEWEALSEKEKEEAEALHDPDEPLVFLPFPFTTEEVKQPPYRGSDPEWQTFVKVSQDKKLLQEIKSGLANEIKRGVERNPAFNKLLGGEITVRKYWLDIIFPPAPPPIHYVSGIMIDEEGIFWGDRPIDSIAASFLAKALYPKALAMGCWTFVSFLTKQVALDISKAIGLSEPDPPASGWHQVPVGNLPGIIPPPAATRTAVQHDSKAHTAHLPPVFNEIISAAFGPDAKLDPRLQAATMAGAFAFLRHWKPTKSLPGRGCIRVDGIVELKGKTAVMAVLVAGYYDPKTRQYVAVQTMLKHLMQLKQRPAPG from the exons ATGACGAGGTTCCAAACCCAACGAATAGTCGCCAGCCAGAGTCGGCCTCTCAACAGGCGAATATCGTTCTTGCCTTGGCGCCAAAGGCAGTCGAATCCTATACCGGTCTACTTCTCTAAGCCCAATCCTTCAACAATCGCCAACGGGGTGAACTCAGTCTACCACGGAAGCGCAAACCAGGCGGGGTCCGAGGAAGCTAAGAGAAGACTGAGAAAGGCGAAATGGATTCTCTTCCGATATCGACTCCG CCGAGCGATCTTCACAACTATTGTGCTCTATGCTTGTTGGCAAATCTTCATCGCCGTTGTATTCGATCCCATATTCGACTGGGCTGACGCAGAATGGGAGGCGCTTTCcgaaaaagagaaggaggaagccGAGGCCCTCCACGACCCTGACGAGCCGTTGGTGTTTCTCCCATTTCCATTCACAACCGAAGAAGTCAAGCAACCACCATATCGAGGTTCTGACCCAGAGTGGCAAACATTCGTCAAAGTCAGCCAGGATAAGAAGCTCCTTCAGGAGATCAAGA GTGGTCTAGCAAACGAGATCAAGCGTGGTGTTGAGCGGAATCCTGCCTTCAATAAGCTTCTTGGTGGAGAAATAACCGTGAGGAAGTACTGGCTTGACATAATCTTCCCGCCTGCTCCTCCGCCGATACACTATGTCTCTGG GATTATGATTGACGAAGAGGGCATCTTCTGGGGTGATCGACCCATCGACTCGATTGCTGCTAGCTTTCTTGCTAAAGCACTTTACCCCAAAGCTCTCGCTATGGGTTGCTGGACCTTTGTCAGTTTCTTAACGAAACAAGTAGCGCTGGATATCTCAAAAGCAATCGGCTTAAGTGAACCTGATCCCCCGGCATCTGGGTGGCACCAAGTGCCAGTGGGAAACCTACCTGGCATAATCCCACCTCCGGCTGCCACCAGAACAGCAGTCCAGCACGATTCTAAGGCACATACTGCACATCTTCCACCAGTCTTCAACGAGATCATCAGCGCTGCATTTGGTCCAGACGCAAAACTCgatcctcgtcttcaagcTGCAACCATGGCTGGTGCTTTCGCCTTTCTGCGCCATTGGAAGCCTACCAAGAGCCTGCCCGGTAGGGGATGCATCAGAGTTGATGGTATTGTTGAACTCAAGGGAAAGACAGCGGTCATGGCAGTTCTCGTTGCGGGTTACTACGATCCCAAGACTCGTCAGTACGTGGCTGTCCAGACCATGCTCAAGCACTTGATGCAGCTGAAGCAACGGCCCGCGCCTGGCTAG